In a single window of the Antedon mediterranea chromosome 1, ecAntMedi1.1, whole genome shotgun sequence genome:
- the LOC140047395 gene encoding growth hormone secretagogue receptor type 1-like has protein sequence MTDTVFDKYIHSLNYLCETVKRLNTSAAVLDVYYNVQDSLEPCTSDFGDMCHVNSSAHDPDLWITSDLDTSKCMYDATDVILNGLVGPKTNGKNEMIFYVLVVGILCIAGLIGNALTISVILRTKSLQTSINYYLLCLAVSDLVLVTLTGPREIFSAVQYRPWIFGTFFCVGHYYIIDSATYCTIMCITAVTIERYVAICHPIKAKSILSKNRTKKVIIPIWIIGYTISSPLLLAYEVVTFIPGVSESKVCTTKTDVNLLLNYFYMASAVFLFVLPMSTMTVLYMLIARTLSGKYMNINLRRSSALRPSNKIKHTDKIQEDDKVDVLRRQVVKLLAIVAICFLICWLPYHLIRVSPIFGFENWSDSVVNFYYKYCYPLSITFLYISAMINPILYNMMSKKFRHAFMDMIFGRCRRRLDRKCYNSITRTQMTSISSPV, from the exons ATGACAGATACCGTATTTGACAAGTATATACACAGCTTAAACTACCTATGCGAAACAGTAAAAAGACTAAACACATCTGCAGCTGTGTTAGATGTCTATTACAATGTTCAGGATTCACTCGAACCATGCACTTCTGATTTCGGTGACATGTGCCATGTTAATTCCAGCGCTCATGATCCAGATTTATGGATCACTTCTGACTTAGACACGTCAAAATGTATGTATGACGCAACTGATGTTATTTTAAATGGTTTGGTTGGGCCAAAAACAAACGGGAAGAATGAAATGATTTTTTACGTACTTGTTGTCGGTATTCTTTGCATAGCAGGATTAATCGGCAACGCGTTAACAATTTCCGTAATACTAAGAACGAAAAGTTTACAAACgtcaattaattattatctcTTGTGTCTAGCTGTCTCCGATTTGGTTTTGGTAACGTTAACTGGACCACGAGAGATCTTTTCAGCTGTACAGTACCGTCCATGGATTTTCGGGACATTCTTCTGCGTTGGTCATTACTACATCATCGACTCGGCAACATACTGTACGATAATGTGTATTACGGCCGTTACGATCGAACGCTACGTTGCAATTTGTCATCCTATCAAAGCGAAGAGCATCCTCTCAAAAAATCGTACAAAGAAGGTGATCATTCCTATATGGATCATAGGTTATACCATATCAAGTCCGCTTCTGTTAGCATATGAGGTCGTAACTTTCATTCCAGGTGTTTCAGAATCTAAAGTTTGCACCACCAAAACTGacgtgaatttattattaaactacttTTACATGGCGTCCGCTGTATTTCTCTTCGTTCTGCCGATGAGTACAATGACCGTGTTGTACATGTTGATCGCGAGGACGCTGAGTGGAAAgtatatgaatattaatttgagGAGGTCATCTGCCTTGCGTCCctcaaacaaaattaaacacactGATAAAATACAAGAAGACGACAAAGTAGATGTGTTAAGACGTCAGGTCGTTAAACTTCTTG cGATTGTTGCGATCTGTTTCCTAATCTGTTGGTTACCGTATCATCTCATCCGCGTTTCGCCCATATTTGGCTTCGAGAACTGGTCAGACTCTGTAGTGAACTTCTATTATAAATACTGTTACCCTCTATCCATCACCTTCTTATACATAAGTGCCATGATAAATCCAATTCTGTATAATATGATGTCAAAGAAGTTTCGACACGCTTTTATGGATATGATCTTTGGTAGGTGTCGCCGACGACTGGACCGTAAGTGCTACAACAGTATTACAAGAACGCAAATGACTTCTATTTCGTCTCCTGTATGa